The Diospyros lotus cultivar Yz01 chromosome 15, ASM1463336v1, whole genome shotgun sequence genome has a window encoding:
- the LOC127791645 gene encoding uncharacterized protein LOC127791645, with protein sequence MELNKSWINISNRLDPRYEQGIQEFIQFAYRHKSPEASIYCPCIKCVNRYFHKRDVVEEHLILNGFDTNYIIWTVHGELYVPHHSREEFQDQECNIGDDMVGMIHDAHGVPINNVGSSEEATRFYELLEKAETELWPGCKNFTTLSFIVRLQHLKVLGGLSDKIFDMLLELLNEAFPEGVSLPRSYREAKKLSEDLGFKYYKYDACPNNCMLFWKDASKLDRCTFCGESRYKEYEVHVDDDITKMKKVASKQVRHFPLISRLQRLFMSNKTASLMRWHEEGRTKDGIMRHPADSLAWQSFDEQHPKFAEDSRNVRLGLASDGFNPFRTMTISYNIWPVVLMPYNLPPWLCMKQPYFILSLLIDGPRAPGDNIDVFLQPLIQELQELWSEGIETYDASRKEMFHMHAALLWTINDFPAYANLSGWSTRGRVACPCCMKETESKWLKHGGKFCYMGHRRFLEDMSHHFRLDKKNFDGTIENRVAPPQLSGHDVFKDVEFVKKMYGNRENSGTSVGRGMGGWKKHSIFFELPYWQDNLIRHNLDVMHIEKNVCDNIIWTLLNVSGKTKDNLKARLDLKELGIRKKLHPEDRLGGKKFLLTLKKYVRTRSHPEGSIAEGYLAEECLTFCARTHLQSIRLERRGASNREITQKHHENFPLWFQKHVYELQVSGHNVPNEVKTLAAGPHSWAWKYSGYIVNGFKFHTRRRERRRMTQNSGVLLTANTESYASSKDKRPISGDVTFYGVLTDVVEIRYSNEFKFVLFKCDWVDNNRGMKVDSLNFITVNFNCLMYQENKPTDEPFILATQASQVWYVADPLDEEWHVVMKMTPRDLYNMGKRNVTGSCDEEDALISNHVEINNDQSLHAELGESDEDYSSGESDEDGMLVDISDDDDNSIPYTAHSDDNDF encoded by the exons atgGAGCTGAATAAGAGTTGGATTAACATATCGAACAGGCTAGATCCTCGATACGAACAAGGAATTCAGGAGTTCATTCAGTTTGCCTATAGACATAAGTCTCCTGAGGCAAGCATATATTGTCCGTGTATTAAATGTGTTAACAGATATTTTCATAAACGAGATGTTGTGGAGGAACACCTCATTCTGAATGGGTTTGacactaattacataatatgGACGGTTCATGGAGAGTTATATGTGCCTCATCATAGTCGAGAAGAATTTCAAGATCAGGAATGTaatattggagatgatatggtgggaatGATACATGATGCACATGGAGTTCCCATAAACAATGTTGGAAGTAGTGAAGAAGCTACGagattttatgaattgttggagAAGGCAGAAACAGAGTTATGGCCTGGTTGTAAGAACTTTACGACATTATCGTTTATTGTTCGTTTACAACACTTGAAGGTATTGGGTGGGTTGTcggataaaatatttgatatgttgcttgagttgttgaatgaGGCATTTCCAGAAGGAGTGTCATTGCCACGATCATATCGAGAGGCTAAGAAATTGAGTGAGGATTTAGGTTTTAAGTACTATAAGTACGATGCATGCCCTAACAATTGTATGCTCTTTTGGAAAGATGCATCAAAGTTGGACAGATGTACTTTTTGTGGGGAGTCAAGGTACAAAGAATACGAGGTGCACGTAGACGATGATATAACGAAGATGAAAAAAGTCGCTTCTAAACAAGTACGACACTTTCCTTTGATCTCGAGACTGCAAAGATTGTTTATGTCTAACAAAACAGCATCGTTAATGAGGTGGCATGAAGAAGGTAGAACAAAGGATGGTATAATGAGGCACCCTGCTGATTCATTGGCTTGGCAATCTTTTGATGAACAACATCCGAAATTCGCTGAAGATAGTCGCAATGTTAGACTTGGGTTGGCTTCTGATGGGTTTAATCCGTTTCGAACAATGACCATTAGCTATAACATTTGGCCAGTTGTGTTAATGCCATATAATCTACCACCTTGGTTGTGTATGAAACAACCTTACTTCATCTTGTCTTTATTGATTGATGGACCTCGTGCACCAGGAGACAATATTGATGTGTTTCTGCAACCGTTGATTCAAGAGTTACAAGAATTATGGAGCGAGGGGATAGAAACTTATGATGcttcaagaaaagaaatgttTCACATGCATGCAGCATTGTTGTGGACGATTAATGATTTTCCTGCGTATGCTAATTTATCTGGATGGAGTACTCGAGGAAGAGTTGCTTGTCCTTGTTGCATGAAAGAGACGGAGTCCAAATGGTTAAAACATGGTGGTAAGTTTTGTTATATGGGTCACCGTAGATTCTTGGAGGACATGAGTCATCATTTTCGGTTAGACAAGAAGAATTTTGATGGAACCATTGAGAACCGTGTTGCTCCTCCTCAGTTATCTGGCCACGATGTATTCAAAGATGTTGAATTTGTTAAGAAGATGTATGGAAATCGTGAGAATTCTGGCACTAGTGTTGGGAGAGGAATGGGTGGTTGGAAAAAACATAGTATATTCTTTGAGCTTCCATATTGGCAAGACAATTTGATCCGACATAATCTCGACGTCATGcacattgagaaaaatgtttgtgACAACATAATTTGGACGTTATTAAATGTTTCAGGTAAAACAAAGGACAACTTGAAAGCACGTCTTGATTTGAAAGAACTAGGGATAAGAAAAAAGTTACATCCTGAAGATCGTTTGGGTGGGAAGAA GTTCTTATTGACATTGAAAAAGTATGTAAGGACTAGAAGTCATCCAGAAGGATCTATTGCTGAAGGTTATTTGGCAGAAGAGTGTTTGACTTTTTGTGCAAG GACACACTTACAATCCATTAGATTGGAAAGAAGAGGTGCTAGCAATCGTGAAATTACACAAAAACACCATGAAAACTTCCCATTATGGTTTCAAAAACAT GTTTATGAATTGCAAGTAAGTGGTCACAATGTACCCAATGAAGTGAAAACATTAGCTGCTGGGCCTCACTCATGGGCATGGAAGTATTCTGGGTACATCGTAAATGGATTCAAATTCCACACGAGGCgtcgagaaaggagaagaatgacTCAAAACAGTGGAGTATTACTAACTGCAAATACTGAAAGTTATGCTAGTTCAAAAGATAAACGTCCTATCAGTGGTGATGTTACCTTTTATGGAGTCCTAACAGATGTTGTTGAGATACGATACTCTAacgaattcaaatttgttttgtttaagtgTGATTGGGTTGACAATAACAGAGGGATGAAGGTTGACAGTTTGAATTTCAtaactgtaaattttaattgtttaatgtaTCAAGAGAATAAACCAACAGACGAACCTTTTATACTTGCAACTCAAGCATCACAAGTGTGGTATGTGGCTGATCCTCTTGATGAAGAATGGCACGTTGTCATGAAGATGACACCTAGAGATTTGTATAACATGGGTAAAAGAAATGTGACAGGGAGTTGTGATGAGGAAGATGCTTTAATTAGTAATCATGTTGAAATCAACAATGATCAGTCCTTACATGCAGAGTTAGGAGAATCTGATGAAGACTACTCTTCTGGAGAATCTGATGAGGATGGTATGCTAGTTGATATATCAGATGACGACGACAATTCCATTCCTTATACTGCACATAGTGATGATAATGATTTCTAA
- the LOC127791397 gene encoding uncharacterized protein LOC127791397 isoform X1, with protein sequence MRLRRRQCIPSCSSHHRVDEDEAYWRHKKAREELAWSHNSAHLVSQLTRCFTSAMVGSRSWIGGIFSRSGNKRYGSDKFIDYPLSPLQEERLQRLQERLQVPFDETRADHQEALKELWCAAFPNIALTGLVSEQWKDMGWQGPNPSTDFRGCGFISLENLLFFAKNYPDSFHRLLYKQGGERATWEYPFAAAGINVSFMLIQMLDLCSEKPRCLPGMNFIKLLGEDEQAFDVLYCVAFEMMDAQWLAMHASYMEFNEVLRVTRTQLERELSLEDVNHMQDLPAYNLLFQ encoded by the exons ATGAGATTAAGGCGTAGACAATGCAttccttcttgttcttctcATCACAGA GTTGACGAAGATGAAGCTTATTGGAGACACAAGAAGGCCAGAGAAGAGTTGGCATGGTCCCATAATTCTGCTCACTTAGTATCCCAGTTAACCCGATGTTTTA CTAGTGCTATGGTTGGATCACGATCATGGATAGGAGGGATCTTTAGCCGCTCTGGCAATAAACGCTATGGAAGTGACAAATTCATTGACTATCCTTTGAGTCCTCTTCAG GAAGAGAGACTTCAAAGGCTTCAGGAGAGATTGCAAGTACCTTTTGATGAGACCCGAGCTGACCATCAG GAAGCTCTTAAAGAATTATGGTGTGCTGCCTTCCCCAACATTGCTCTTACAGGTTTGGTCTCTGAACAATGGAAAGATATGGGGTGGCAGGGTCCTAACCCATCAACTGACTTTag GGGCTGTGGCTTTATCTCACTCGAGAATTTGCTGTTTTTTGCAAAGAATTATCCG GATTCTTTTCATAGGTTATTATACAAACAAGGAGGCGAAAGGGCAACATGGGAATATCCATTTGCTGCTGCAGGGATTAATGTATCATTCATGTTGATTCAGATGTTGGATCTGTGCTCAG AAAAACCAAGATGTCTTCCCGgaatgaattttattaaattattaggtG AGGATGAGCAAGCCTTCGATGTTCTGTACTGTGTAGCTTTTGAGATGATGGATGCTCAGTGGCTCGCTATGCATGCTTCGTATATGGAATTTAAC GAGGTTCTTCGAGTAACACGAACACAACTGGAGCGAGAACTGTCTTTAGAAGATGTTAATCATATGCAAGATCTACCAGCTTACAACCTGTTGTTCCAATAA
- the LOC127791397 gene encoding uncharacterized protein LOC127791397 isoform X2 has protein sequence MVGSRSWIGGIFSRSGNKRYGSDKFIDYPLSPLQEERLQRLQERLQVPFDETRADHQEALKELWCAAFPNIALTGLVSEQWKDMGWQGPNPSTDFRGCGFISLENLLFFAKNYPDSFHRLLYKQGGERATWEYPFAAAGINVSFMLIQMLDLCSEKPRCLPGMNFIKLLGEDEQAFDVLYCVAFEMMDAQWLAMHASYMEFNEVLRVTRTQLERELSLEDVNHMQDLPAYNLLFQ, from the exons ATGGTTGGATCACGATCATGGATAGGAGGGATCTTTAGCCGCTCTGGCAATAAACGCTATGGAAGTGACAAATTCATTGACTATCCTTTGAGTCCTCTTCAG GAAGAGAGACTTCAAAGGCTTCAGGAGAGATTGCAAGTACCTTTTGATGAGACCCGAGCTGACCATCAG GAAGCTCTTAAAGAATTATGGTGTGCTGCCTTCCCCAACATTGCTCTTACAGGTTTGGTCTCTGAACAATGGAAAGATATGGGGTGGCAGGGTCCTAACCCATCAACTGACTTTag GGGCTGTGGCTTTATCTCACTCGAGAATTTGCTGTTTTTTGCAAAGAATTATCCG GATTCTTTTCATAGGTTATTATACAAACAAGGAGGCGAAAGGGCAACATGGGAATATCCATTTGCTGCTGCAGGGATTAATGTATCATTCATGTTGATTCAGATGTTGGATCTGTGCTCAG AAAAACCAAGATGTCTTCCCGgaatgaattttattaaattattaggtG AGGATGAGCAAGCCTTCGATGTTCTGTACTGTGTAGCTTTTGAGATGATGGATGCTCAGTGGCTCGCTATGCATGCTTCGTATATGGAATTTAAC GAGGTTCTTCGAGTAACACGAACACAACTGGAGCGAGAACTGTCTTTAGAAGATGTTAATCATATGCAAGATCTACCAGCTTACAACCTGTTGTTCCAATAA
- the LOC127792405 gene encoding uncharacterized protein LOC127792405 → MILDKGSIQSNLERFLDCTTPVVQSQFLSKSEIRNLNRLWHPWERERVEYFTLADLWNSYDEWSAYGAGVPISLDNDETLVQYYVPYLSAIQIFTSNSSLNGLREDADSVSETRDSFSDSFSDESESEKQSRWDGCSSEDGGCDQESLWHLNDRLGYLYFQYFERSTPYGRVPLMDKISGLAQRYPGLMSLRSVDLSPASWIAVAWYPIYHIPMGRTIKDLSTCFLTYHTLSSSFQDMDLEDDTGAAERKRKEGEGILLPPFGLATYKMQGNVWVSGKGGKDQERLVSLLSVADSWLKQLRVQHHDFNYFTGITSPGFVVAEKPHKHHDHSNPTRIRL, encoded by the exons ATGATTCTGGACAAAGGCTCAATCCAATCAAACCTCGAGCGCTTCCTCGATTGCACAACACCAGTGGTCCAGTCCCAGTTTCTATCCAAG AGTGAGATCAGAAACCTCAATAGGCTTTGGCACCCTTGGGAAAGGGAAAGAGTTGAATATTTTACTTTGGCTGATCTTTGGAATTCTTACGATGAATGGAGCGCTTATGGCGCTGGAGTCCCAATTTCTTTGGACAATGACGAAACCCTTGTCCAGTACTATGTTCCTTATCTCTCTGCCATCCAAATCTTCACCAGCAATTCGTCCTTGAACGGTCTGAG GGAAGATGCTGATTCAGTTTCTGAGACTAGGGATTCGTTTAGCGATTCCTTCAGCGACGAGAGTGAAAGTGAGAAGCAATCGAGATGGGATGGATGTTCATCGGAGGATGGAGGGTGCGATCAGGAGAGTCTCTGGCACCTGAATGATAGACTGGGTTACCTCTATTTTCAATATTTCGAGCGATCCACTCCCTATGGAAGAGTTCCTCTCATGGATAAG ATCAGCGGATTGGCTCAAAGATATCCTGGATTGATGTCGCTAAGAAGTGTGGATCTTTCCCCGGCTAGTTGGATAGCAGTTGCTTG GTACCCGATTTACCACATTCCAATGGGGAGGACCATAAAGGACCTGTCGACATGCTTCCTCACGTACCACAccctttcatcttcttttcaAG ATATGGACCTGGAAGATGACACGGGGGCTGccgaaaggaagagaaaggaggGGGAAGGGATCTTGCTTCCTCCATTTGGCTTGGCCACATACAAGATGCAAGGAAATGTGTGGGTCTCGGGCAAAGGCGGGAAGGACCAGGAGAGGCTGGTGTCGCTTTTGAGCGTGGCCGATTCCTGGCTAAAGCAGCTTAGGGTCCAGCACCATGACTTCAACTACTTCACCGGGATTACTTCACCGGGATTCGTCGTGGCTGAGAAACCACACAAGCATCATGATCACTCCAACCCCACCCGAATTCGGCTTTAA